Proteins found in one Serinicoccus marinus DSM 15273 genomic segment:
- a CDS encoding long-chain fatty acid--CoA ligase, with translation MILDDTVLTYADVEESVGRLAGWLRAQGVGEGDRVALMLPNVPAFPVLYYATLRLGGVVVPMNPLFKKREIQFYLEDSGAALLAAMPGEDATAAAEATGTRLLTVGPEGLSPYVDGEEAVDPVEEIVPRDGGDTAVILYTSGTTGRPKGAELTCDNLQTNQLATTETLIHLDGDDVVMGCLPLFHVFGMTCGMNTAFHAGAALTMIPRFDPAKALEVIARDKVTVFEGVPTMYGAMLAAAAAADTAPDLTTLRTAISGGASLPLEVMKKFEETFDATILEGYGLSETSPVASFNHPDRERKAGSIGIPIRGVEMKLAGPDGTDVGVADSGDPDAVGEICIRGENIMKGYWNRPDATAEAIDADGWFHSGDLARVDEDGFFFIVDRKKDMIIRGGLNIYPREIEELLYEHPAVAEAAVIGVPHEELGEEVAAYVVLAPDAEATEAELIEHVKSQVAPYKYPRTVTTIEELPKGATGKILKRALRDA, from the coding sequence GTGATCCTCGACGACACGGTCCTCACGTATGCCGACGTCGAGGAGTCCGTCGGGCGGCTGGCGGGATGGTTGCGGGCGCAGGGCGTGGGCGAGGGTGACCGGGTGGCGCTGATGCTGCCCAACGTCCCCGCCTTCCCGGTCCTCTACTACGCGACGCTCCGGCTCGGCGGGGTCGTGGTGCCGATGAACCCGCTCTTCAAGAAGCGGGAGATCCAGTTCTACCTCGAGGACTCCGGTGCAGCGCTGCTCGCGGCCATGCCGGGCGAGGACGCCACCGCGGCGGCCGAGGCGACGGGCACCCGGTTGCTCACCGTCGGCCCGGAGGGGCTGAGCCCCTACGTGGACGGCGAGGAGGCGGTGGATCCGGTGGAGGAGATCGTCCCCCGCGACGGCGGCGACACCGCCGTGATCCTCTACACCTCCGGCACCACGGGGCGTCCCAAGGGCGCCGAGCTCACGTGCGACAACCTCCAGACTAACCAGCTCGCGACCACCGAGACGCTCATCCACCTCGACGGTGACGACGTCGTCATGGGCTGCCTGCCGCTCTTCCACGTCTTCGGCATGACCTGCGGCATGAACACCGCCTTCCACGCCGGCGCGGCGCTGACGATGATCCCGCGCTTCGACCCGGCCAAGGCGCTGGAGGTCATCGCCCGGGACAAGGTCACCGTCTTCGAGGGCGTCCCGACGATGTACGGCGCGATGCTCGCCGCCGCGGCCGCCGCCGACACGGCCCCGGACCTCACGACGCTGCGCACCGCGATCTCCGGCGGCGCCAGCCTGCCGCTGGAGGTGATGAAGAAGTTCGAGGAGACCTTCGACGCCACCATCCTCGAGGGGTACGGCCTGTCCGAGACCTCACCGGTCGCCTCCTTCAACCACCCGGATCGCGAGCGCAAGGCGGGCTCGATCGGTATACCGATCCGTGGGGTGGAGATGAAGCTCGCTGGGCCGGACGGAACGGACGTCGGGGTGGCCGATTCGGGCGACCCCGACGCGGTGGGGGAGATCTGCATCCGTGGCGAAAACATCATGAAGGGCTACTGGAACCGGCCGGACGCCACGGCCGAGGCCATCGACGCCGACGGCTGGTTCCACTCCGGCGACCTCGCCCGCGTCGACGAGGACGGCTTCTTCTTCATCGTCGACCGCAAGAAGGACATGATCATCCGCGGCGGGCTCAACATCTACCCGCGCGAGATCGAGGAGCTGCTCTACGAGCACCCGGCGGTCGCCGAGGCAGCGGTCATCGGCGTCCCGCACGAGGAGCTCGGTGAGGAGGTCGCCGCCTACGTCGTGCTGGCGCCGGACGCCGAGGCGACCGAGGCCGAGCTGATCGAGCACGTCAAGAGCCAGGTGGCGCCCTACAAGTACCCCCGCACGGTCACGACGATCGAGGAGCTGCCCAAGGGCGCGACCGGCAAGATCCTCAAGCGAGCGCTGCGCGACGCCTGA
- a CDS encoding alpha/beta hydrolase, whose amino-acid sequence MGEDVSVIDWAEVRRREDALRDRTEHPKEMLRTADRGCRDTLAQVRSSLAGLQPGSSTASFTRSQAPEGAWQVFRDHGLANTRADEALLARITQAEDPNAVRALLDELDQERLAGFLQRNPHVMAALATDYEPRNADDAVLSGLWDAIGELENGQVTDPRAIADIRDYWAGLTPQEQQRMRLLYPTLIGSLDGIPVEHRAAANRLLVESAIDIEQQRLAILQAMPDNAATREDVLQTVPGWYPDWVAEKIVDGLMHDKAQRLLHDFRLRDQEVERSRKRLAFYNNLLAPKSELRFSDVTDDSGLVLSGDHRAILLFDPRGDGRYAEWHGEFDSENVGIFVPGTTTDMSNIAKYRDNMVTVARRGTSTITWMGIDLPNSVASDATQTRYSEDGGQALLRFVEGLGMPERAITAVGHSAGGGIVGFADVYGMDVDRTLLIAPSGSGLGLHRPLPWPLDPRGAKPSTPESYPAHTWDDEARDVQRFTMTAPGDTVRLAQESENVRWWVGLPEDWGHGNDPIDTDQFTRLETGRWLEPPPTLRLPEGIEVGDRLEGADAHTWVVTPFTDSWTNLVGVMTGGEVIPYREDGDWINPDNLYDDPGYPGTDPVPIDDLESPWEQSQPEIMAPGPVDGSFGSGGGST is encoded by the coding sequence GTGGGCGAGGACGTGAGCGTCATCGACTGGGCCGAGGTGCGACGTCGGGAGGACGCCCTGCGTGACCGCACCGAGCACCCGAAGGAGATGCTGCGCACCGCCGACCGGGGCTGTCGGGACACCCTCGCGCAGGTCCGGTCCTCGCTGGCCGGTCTGCAGCCCGGCTCCTCCACCGCCAGCTTCACCCGGTCGCAGGCACCCGAGGGGGCGTGGCAGGTCTTCCGGGATCACGGCCTGGCCAACACGCGCGCCGACGAGGCCCTGCTCGCCCGGATCACGCAGGCGGAGGACCCGAACGCCGTGCGCGCCCTGCTGGACGAGCTCGACCAGGAGCGGCTGGCCGGCTTCCTGCAGCGCAACCCGCACGTGATGGCGGCGCTGGCCACGGACTACGAACCGCGCAACGCCGACGACGCCGTGCTCTCCGGGCTCTGGGACGCCATCGGTGAGCTCGAGAACGGTCAGGTGACCGACCCCCGCGCGATCGCGGACATCCGCGACTACTGGGCCGGGCTCACCCCGCAGGAGCAGCAGCGCATGCGGCTGCTCTACCCGACCCTGATCGGCAGCCTCGACGGCATACCGGTGGAGCACCGAGCGGCCGCCAACCGGTTGCTCGTCGAGAGCGCGATCGACATCGAGCAGCAGCGGCTGGCGATCCTGCAGGCGATGCCGGACAACGCCGCCACCCGCGAGGACGTGCTGCAGACCGTGCCCGGGTGGTATCCGGACTGGGTCGCCGAGAAGATCGTGGACGGCCTCATGCACGACAAGGCGCAGAGGCTGCTCCACGACTTCCGGCTGCGGGACCAAGAGGTGGAGCGGTCCCGGAAGCGGCTGGCGTTCTACAACAACCTCCTCGCGCCGAAGTCCGAGCTGCGTTTCTCCGATGTCACGGACGACTCTGGGCTCGTGCTGTCCGGCGACCACCGCGCGATCCTCCTCTTCGATCCACGGGGAGACGGACGATATGCCGAGTGGCACGGCGAGTTCGACAGCGAGAACGTCGGGATCTTCGTGCCGGGGACGACGACGGACATGTCGAACATCGCTAAGTACCGCGACAACATGGTGACGGTCGCACGACGTGGGACGAGCACCATCACCTGGATGGGCATCGACCTGCCCAACTCGGTGGCCTCTGACGCGACGCAGACGCGCTACTCCGAGGATGGTGGTCAGGCGCTGCTCCGCTTCGTGGAAGGGCTAGGCATGCCCGAGCGGGCCATCACAGCGGTGGGCCACTCGGCGGGGGGTGGCATCGTCGGCTTCGCCGACGTCTACGGCATGGACGTCGACCGCACTCTCCTCATCGCGCCCTCGGGATCGGGGCTGGGGCTGCACCGCCCTCTGCCCTGGCCGCTCGACCCGCGGGGCGCGAAGCCGAGCACCCCTGAGTCTTACCCGGCGCACACCTGGGACGATGAGGCCCGCGACGTGCAGCGGTTCACCATGACCGCCCCGGGCGACACCGTCCGCCTTGCGCAAGAGTCCGAGAACGTCCGCTGGTGGGTGGGCCTGCCGGAGGACTGGGGGCACGGCAACGACCCGATCGACACCGACCAGTTCACCCGTCTGGAGACGGGACGGTGGCTCGAGCCCCCTCCCACGCTCCGACTACCGGAGGGGATCGAGGTCGGTGACCGGCTCGAAGGGGCGGACGCCCACACTTGGGTCGTGACCCCCTTCACAGATTCCTGGACCAACCTCGTCGGGGTGATGACTGGGGGTGAGGTCATCCCCTACCGCGAGGACGGAGACTGGATCAACCCGGACAACCTCTACGACGACCCCGGCTACCCTGGCACCGACCCAGTGCCCATCGACGATCTGGAGTCTCCGTGGGAGCAGAGCCAGCCCGAGATCATGGCCCCGGGCCCTGTCGACGGGAGCTTCGGCAGCGGTGGCGGCTCGACGTGA